In Juglans microcarpa x Juglans regia isolate MS1-56 chromosome 1S, Jm3101_v1.0, whole genome shotgun sequence, the genomic stretch TCCTCACTGACTGACTCGTCTCGCTGCTCTCTGCCCATTGATTCCCTCTTCTCTTTGCTTGCTTTTTCCTCGCACTCTGTGTTCCAAAAGCCAAAGGGAAAGACAATTCTCTCAAAAAAGTCAGTCAAGAAAGTAGTACGTACGTTCATGGCTTCCCTGTCTTCCAGTACTCGTGCACCCAGTGCTCCACCACCGTTTTACTTTGATGAGAAATGGAAACTTTCGAAGAAAGAAGGCTCATCTAGAAGCCGCTCCTCGACTACTCCTTTCATGAAGACTTCCCCGCAGAGGAGGTGTGCTTTTACCAGAAAGTGCGCTAGGCTTGTGAAGGAGCAGAGGGCAAGGTTCTACATCGTGAGGCGCTGCGTGACCATGCTCATCTGTTGGAGAGATTAATTATAGTGATTCTTACCATGGTTGATGAGGGTCTCGCACTGTTTTTTTCGTCCCCTTCACTTGGACGCTTTTAATTCTACGAGATCGTTCTCGGGTATGAGTAAAATCCCGGTTTAGCATTTTCTTGGCATCCGAGGAGGAAGactggaagaggaagaggaaagtcgtatacttgtatatatatatttttcccccttttaattttgttttttggcttAGATTTTTTGGGCTCTGATGTCCAAGAAATGAGGCGGGTGGTTCTTGATCATGTTTCTGTTGCTTTCACTGTTTCCGGTCTCAATCAGAGATTTGAATTGAAAGAGAATGAATCGAAGATATCTTCAGCTTCTGAATGTCAATTCACTCTGCTTTACCTccaatttctcatttttttccttttttattttcttatatatatatatatggattctCCTGCTCTTGATGATTGAAGTAATGGTTCTATCATCTCACATCTCTGTCTTTCTAGACGGGGATTCCATTGAACCATTGCAGCTGATCAGCTTTGTGTGGTTCTGGTTTGCTCTCTGacagaaattattattttatctaattcttTAGTGAACCGTGGATGTTGaagattaataaagaataatttttttttttttataaagaataaagaatagttGTATATACAGTAGAAAAGATGGAATCAGAGAGAGGAATCAAGGGGCAGCCATTATCAGAATTCGGATGCCACCCCTTTTTCCATTGGGCAGtagtattctttttctttgtacGATTAAACGTTGCAGTCATTAGAGTAGCATTTTCGTacaaaaaccaattttttttatttggcacAGTATTTTACGATTAGCGGCCGGAAATAGAATCAATGCTCTTACTTCTACCATTAGGCTGATGCCTGGAGAAGTAATTGGGGCGCGACAGCCTATGTTCTGTAATCCAATCAAATGACTATATTGTCCTTGATCCTGAAGTTCTTTTGACCATGAATGGACCACTTTGACCCGTTATCTCATATTGGTATCAGGCAGTTATGGGGCTTTCACTGTTTCACGACTCTGTTTTGTGGACGGAATCGATAGATATGATCAGGTTCGTATCATGTGATGGGGTTAATTACAGAGTATTTCTTGGAATATTTTCATCCCTGAGAATTTTACAGCTGGCTTTCCCTGTAGTTTATACTGTTTCTATGTGGTGCAGTACGATCTGACTATTcgttataacaaaaaataaaaataaaaaaacctttggAAATCATAAAGCTTGGTACTGAAATGAGTCATGACTGCTTATTGCTCAggaccgaaaaaaaaaaaaaaaaaaacaaaaaacaatcaGCGACTTataccaaaagaaaaacaatgaacAGTAAcctatttgtttctttttggcgTGTAAATAGCAATGCAGAATCAGAAACTcaaatttatatgtatatgcGTGATTATGGTGCGTTTTGCGGgaggttttagataaaaattaaaaattgaataaaatattattattattttattat encodes the following:
- the LOC121246477 gene encoding uncharacterized protein LOC121246477, which encodes MASLSSSTRAPSAPPPFYFDEKWKLSKKEGSSRSRSSTTPFMKTSPQRRCAFTRKCARLVKEQRARFYIVRRCVTMLICWRD